The following DNA comes from Papaver somniferum cultivar HN1 unplaced genomic scaffold, ASM357369v1 unplaced-scaffold_99, whole genome shotgun sequence.
TGTATACAAAAATGAGTTAAAATGTCCTAAAAGTTGAAAGCATCACTTGGTTGCCTATTTATGAAATTACAGCTACATGTTACTATCGAATGCCGATATTAGCGTAATCTAATACTTAATGAGAAATCAAACTTgaataagaaaaattattaataatcaacatgtttataactatgtacacattaataatcaacaagtacaactatgtgcacatttcaacaggtgtacaactatgtacacactgaCAATAAacgggtgtacaactatgtacacgttaATAATAAACAGGTGTACCACTATGTACACGCTAACAATCAACTGGTGCACACTAACAACTTTGGCTCACGTTTTTCCTTACATAAAATATACTTCTAATGAACACACCACAACAAGTTCCTATATCAGTAAGACATTGTCTAAGAGAATATTAGGTGCTACGTTTTTGTCTCACTTTGACAAAGACCAACATCAACTGTAATTTTACTATAGCATCTACTAAGTGACCACTTTGAAACAAGCATTAAAAGAGTTGTATTCGGATGCCTAATCTTCGATATCAATAAACTAGATGTGAGTCTATACATGCCCCTTGGAATCATCTAGCATGTTAAGTAAAAATCTAGCAAATAATGAGTAACTTCAGTTAAGTTAGAAATTAGATGAACTACTGATGGTTCACATACTTGTATCATGACTGGATCAGACGTTGACAAGAACATGCTGTACTAAATGTAGCaataaacaggtgtacaactatgtacacattaacaattaaCATGTGTATAACTATGTAATAACGTACACATCAATATtcagcatgtgtacaactatgcatACATTAATATTTAGCATGTGTAAAACTATGGGCATATATGCAACACACGTCGACAACTTCTAATTTTAGTAAAATAGAAAAGTGATAATGCTAAAGGTGCATGAATCCTACTTTGAGTATTGAATCTGGATATAGTTATGTATTgtttatcaacaaaaaaaaaacagaaaaatgcaagatgcaaaacaaaagaaataagcaGGGGAGTGGGGATCCTTAATAATaccattcaatttttttttcttctgcgtCTCGGCTTCAAATGGTGGAACCCAAAAAGGATACCCATAGTCAAGGTGTCAATTAAGTAGTCATGTCCTTTGTTCTTAACCGTTTCTGGTGATGAATAATCTAATGTCCCACATATCGTATGTCTCTTCTCACTTGAATGTGCAGACCATCCAAAATCCGCAACTTTCATTCGTCCCTGCAATAAAACGAAAAATCCAATCAAAATTAACCCCCTTATATTCATACATAATTTCTACTAGCAATTGAACATTAAAAGGACCTAGACCTACTTAGTCACACTTCTAAGATCTTGAACAAATCATGTGTTTGTTCCTGTATCTCGATTAATATACAAATTATAGTTCATATACAAACACTATGACCTATCAGGATCCAAAACCTCAAACGACCAGACCATTACAAAAATTGACCCAACCACAACATTGCAAATGACAACAACCCTTTATCAAACACAACattctcttcaaaagaaaaaaaaaacacaaacaaaatgttgtttcttttccttGCTGACTATAAAACAATGATATCTTATTTTCGTTAAATGAACTACAAAAGATTATCAAAAGTGAACCCTGAGCACCGAAGCAGCACGAGGCCATAGACCCACCCATACTATGTAAATAAGAATGCCAAACTAGAAaaattaatcaaaacaaaaataaaagaaaagtaaCACCCACACTGTCAACATTTCATATGGATAAGTAGCTACCCATCAAAGTAGGCCCTGTTTTCTTACCTCGTTTTCACAAGACATCTAAGTGATTCAGTGACCTAAATTTTAATTTCTTACTACGTAGCTCAAAATTGAAATGCTTAAATAGTTTTCTCCTGATTTATACAGTCCCATCTTTATCTTTCTAAGAAGCCAAGGTTTATTTTCCTTAATACCTAACTCTCAATCAAATAAACCTCCGTAATGTTTTCTACTAGCAACAACAAACAATTTGCATACAAAATAATGAATAGCTACACTAGAAAATGAATTAGAGGACTCAACTTAGGAGGGGCCATCTGCACATAATTGAGTCTTATTTATGCTGATAGCTCAATTCATTAATTCACATCAAAAACACGAAATTGGAAAATACAAGCAGATGCAATAGATCAACTTGAACCTGGAAAATCACAACATCCACAAACAAATTCAATATAAAGGTATAGAAATATTACCTTAATAACTTAATTCTCCTCAATAACCAGAAGAAAAAATCCACCTAATACCGGCGAATAAACAAAACACCTAAAACTAAATCCAATAGAGCCATAACACCAAAACTTCAATTCCCACGAACCAAAGAGAGAAACCGTGTAATTCCTCCTCATTTTAGCGACATCTCAAGCTTGAATTCTTCGACAAGCGATTCAAATACAGAGACAAtccgaagtaaaaaaaaaaaagacaaaaaatgaATAATAAGCGAATTTCCATATGCATTTCGGTATTAGAAAGATCAAAATCGTTTTCGATTTCATCGATGAGATTCAAAAATGAATCCTAGCAGAGAGGCTCATCGACAGACTTAGGATTTGCAGCTGAGAAGAAACGAGATAATTCAAGAAATCTCCTCCAAAATCTCTCTCGGTCTCTCTCCATCGCTCCCTCTCCTGAACTTTGAGATCTAAAATCGAAACAATTCAAAACGTTTTAACTTTGAAAGGGTAATTTTGGTAATGCGAAAATTTGGAAAATTTTGAATCGGTGTaaatttggactaactcgtctaAATTTTGGACCAAACTGTTTACACGGGGATAATTTGGATTAATGAGTACTAGGCTTGGAAGCATAGGACTAGAGCGTCCAAAACCCACTaattttgggactaaacgtcaatttctacgagtttaggagactcttctaaactctcccacaacTAACGAGAATTTTGAgagactccttcgaactcccccacGATTAACATGAGAAAACCCACTACACCCGACTCCCCCAACTCCTTGAGGACTAACACTAATGTGTATCCCAAACGCTTATTAGGGTTAGCCTGAGTCTATAATATAAAACTTTCTTGTTCATCTCTCGTGTACTACTTTACTTCGCCCTAGGTAAGAACTAGATTGAAATTCACAATTCACAAACCAGTTTATAGAAGTTCTCGTTGATAATTTAATTGTTGGGATTTCAAACTACACAAGGAAAGATGATGAGGGCTTCAGCAAAAGGGAGTTACGACACTAGCGCCGCTGGTACGGTCGCATTTAACGCCGGTGATGTTAAGCTTAGAGCTTCTTTGGATAATTTTACTGTTGCTAATGGACGCTTAGATGGTTCAGCTCTTCTTACTGTTGAAAAGCCTGGATACTTCGCCATCGATTACGATGTCCCTAAAATGGACGCGACGTTTAGATTCATGAATACAGTTAGGGTTATGGAAAAACCATTGAGTTTGACATATGTACATGAGCATAGAGAAAACAGGACATCGTTAGATGGGACAATTGCACTTAATCAAGCAAATAAGGTTTCAGCTAATTACATGTTTGGTACTGAGAATTGTAAATTGAAGTACAGTTATGTTCATGCTGGAGTAACTACCTTTGAACCCTGTTATGATGTATCAAAAAATACTTGGGATTTAGCTATGTCTCAAAAGGTTTATGAGGATAATGTTTTGAAGGCTACTTATCAGACTTCCAGTAAGGATTTAGGATTGGAGTGGTCGAGGGGTTCAGAGATTAATGGTTTCAAGATTTCGGCATCAGTTAATTTGGTGGATGAAACAAAAATGCCTAAATTGAGAGTTGAGACAATTTGGAATATTTAGATGTGTGATAATGATTCTTCCTTCTCTGCACTTTAGAAATTTCCGATAAATTTGCTTAAGCAATTGTAATCTTTTCACGTTGGTCCTTGAAGGTTTAATTTTTCTTGAACCTCTTGTTGCACTTGAACATTTTATCGTACATTCGTGTTGGCAGTTCTCATTATGTTTAGACCCCGCACTAGTTTTAGGAGCAGCAATGAAATCCAAAGACTTGAGCAGGACTCTCTAGCCATAGAATGCACAAATTCCGCCTCCTAGTGTAAAATTTGGGGTGTGATATTTCTGGGGCAGAAAGTGCTTCTTGTAAGTTTGGTAGCACATTTCTTTCTTGCATTTTATTTTTGTCAGTGCCTCAGGCGAGTCAGACCAGCAATGGCGCCATTTTCTgttttctggaagaaaacgaaTATCAAATAACAGAACCAACAGCAACAGGCTCTTTGTGCCTTAATTGCTTTATATTCTCTCtccgctctctctctctctctctctctctctctctctctctctctctctgtgtcTCTTTCTTGTTTTCGATCGATGAATCATTTTCTAGAGGTCTCCGTCTCTCCCTAAAGACTAAAAACCTCACCTACTTTTCTACTATTACTCTCTACAGATTTGTTAACAATGTCTAAAATCTttgaagatttccaaccaatattTGGTAAACTAAACGCTGAATGGGAAAACCCTTCTAGTTCTCTCCCTTCACTTGATTTACCCTTTCTTTTTCATATCCATGCTCTTAATTCTTCCACTCTTAGAATCCATCTCACTGATTTTCATTCTGACACTTGGGAGTCCACCAAATCCATTCAACAGCTTGAAGACCTGGTAACTAATCTCTTCTCCTTCTTTTCTttaaataagttttttttttttttt
Coding sequences within:
- the LOC113346263 gene encoding outer envelope pore protein 24B, chloroplastic-like; protein product: MMRASAKGSYDTSAAGTVAFNAGDVKLRASLDNFTVANGRLDGSALLTVEKPGYFAIDYDVPKMDATFRFMNTVRVMEKPLSLTYVHEHRENRTSLDGTIALNQANKVSANYMFGTENCKLKYSYVHAGVTTFEPCYDVSKNTWDLAMSQKVYEDNVLKATYQTSSKDLGLEWSRGSEINGFKISASVNLVDETKMPKLRVETIWNI